The bacterium DNA segment GAGCTCCTCTGCAGGGAGCTCCATATCGTGTCATTAGCCATGTGCGCCAACCACCACGCGACCTGGACGGTCTTCCTAACGTTCGAAAACCCACGTCTTGAACCGATAGGGGGGTTCTCGCGCACCTCACTCTTCAACAATGTCCCACGAGTGTCGGATGTCGACGCATCCCTTGAGCGTCTGTGCCACCGGGCAGCCTCGCTCGAAGACCGCGAGTGCGCGTTCGGCCTCGGGGCGTTTACCCGACGGGACTCGTAGGTGGTAGGTCACCTGAATTTGTGTCACTCGCATAACACGGTCCGGAGCTTCGATCGTGCCTTCCGCTTCGGTCCAGAGCTTATCGGGGTAGCTTGGTATCCCGCGCGCCTCCAGCGCGCCCGCAAGGGTCCCAGTGAGTCACCCGGCGGCGGCCCCCACGAGATGGTCCAGCGTGCTGGGGAGTTCCTCCTCCGGTTCCATCTTATAGAACGCTTTGACTCCGGTGTTCACACCGTAGCGGATCGGCTCTGGAAAATCGCCGATGTACGCGCGCCGGTTAGGGCGCTTTTCTTGATACACTCGAACGCGCGCGATATGCACCGTGTCCATCTCATCGCCCCCTGTGTCTGCTCTGATCTACGCCGGTCGTGCCGACCCGCGGCGCACGGTCCAGGAACGCCTTGTGTGGTGCCATTGGAGCGTTGTCCGATCGACTACTCCGGAAATGGCGACTCGCCGATCTGCAAGTTCACTCGGGCGGTCGCGGGCGTGAGACACGCGGTCTCGCTGCACGCCTGATACTGGACCGTTGTGCTGATGCTCAGGTCGCCTCGACCCGACGCGACCGATAGCGTCAGTGGGATGCGAGCATACACCGTGCCATCGAGGACGCAGAATTCCTCATCGATCCCGCCGACCTTGAACCGCCGACCTGGCGGCCACGTTGATTGTCCCACCTCAAGACCATCGAACGGCATGACCTCGATGCCTAAGGGGACATACCCTTCAGGAATCGGGGTCGTATAGACGTGCCACCCTTCGCGAATGGACACCACGACGGTCAGTTGCACTTGCTGATAGGGTCGGTAGGTGGACGAGTCGAGGGAGCCGCGGACCGTGACGGCCTCGCCGTCAATGACGCTGGTCGGAACAGGCGCGGGGGCGGGGATGCTGAAGATGGCCTCCAACAGCCCCGTCCCGGTGTCCCGGATACGATAGTTCCGATGGGTCCGCTTCCGTTGTACGGTGCCGCTACGATCAAGGAGAAAGACCGCCGGATAGGCGACGCCACGCTGGTCATCCCGCACGCCCCGCCCAAACTCGGCATGATGACGGTCCAGGTCGTCATCGAGCATGCCGAGGAGTTGGATCACACGACTACCGTAGTCAGAGAGGAGCGGGTAGGTGATGCCGTGTTTCGCTCCGAACGCGGCCAGGGTCTCGACGGAGTCGTAGCTGACGGCAAACAGCGCCACACCCGCCGCGTCGAGGCTCCCCGCAATCCGTTGCAGCTCCACGAGCTGCGTCTTGCAG contains these protein-coding regions:
- a CDS encoding protein-disulfide reductase DsbD domain-containing protein, translating into MQLTVVVSIREGWHVYTTPIPEGYVPLGIEVMPFDGLEVGQSTWPPGRRFKVGGIDEEFCVLDGTVYARIPLTLSVASGRGDLSISTTVQYQACSETACLTPATARVNLQIGESPFPE